One window of Triticum dicoccoides isolate Atlit2015 ecotype Zavitan chromosome 5A, WEW_v2.0, whole genome shotgun sequence genomic DNA carries:
- the LOC119302409 gene encoding CEN-like protein 2, which yields MSRSVEPLIVGRVIGEVLDTFNPCVKMVTTYNSNKLVFNGHELYPSAVVSKPRVEVQGGDLRSLFTLVMTDPDVPGPSDPYLREHLHWIVTDIPGTTDASFGREVISYESPKPNIGIHRFIFVLFKQKRRQTVTVPSFRDHFNTRQFAAENDLGLPVAAVYFNCQRETAARRR from the exons ATGTCTAGGTCTGTGGAACCTCTTATTGTGGGGCGGGTGATTGGAGAAGTTCTTGATACATTTAACCCATGTGTGAAGATGGTAACGACCTATAACTCCAACAAGCTTGTCTTCAATGGCCATGAGCTCTACCCATCAGCGGTTGTATCTAAACCACGAGTAGAGGTCCAAGGGGGTGACTTGCGATCCTTGTTCACACTG GTTATGACAGACCCTGATGTGCCAGGGCCAAGTGATCCATATCTAAGGGAGCACCTTCACTG GATTGTTACTGATATACCTGGGACAACAGATGCTTCTTTTG GACGGGAAGTCATAAGCTATGAGAGCCCAAAGCCCAACATAGGCATCCACAGGTTCATTTTTGTGCTCTTCAAGCAGAAGCGAAGGCAGACTGTAACTGTGCCTTCCTTCAGGGATCATTTCAACACCCGTCAGTTTGCTGCGGAGAATGACCTCGGCCTCCCTGTGGCAGCTGTCTACTTCAACTGTCAGAGGGAGACTGCTGCCAGGAGGCGCTGA